One window of the Shewanella litorisediminis genome contains the following:
- a CDS encoding GGDEF domain-containing protein produces MNKDEKLAQIPSSKPLPAMRRRLWQSFMCIALLGILTGIVALGAIHQQASEFTQSQLSQAESRYLIRDALLQQLGLESLGRDWHTLPPTSRSQLLGEMRARQQGLVSALANTPGTERDMAIRVMQGLTSLQPEGQNIPVIGGLAELSRDLAIRVSSLDVGKAQQLLTDIEKRRWQLTMTVMFLSLLCILLTQFLAWHLLGRHFIRPLIELGRQVDNLSAHRKDSTTIVEPANQEVKDISENLRHIHRQLQHQQHNPNVDQTTGLASRSALNHHLQQEWLRGLRRNEPVSLLLLSADPVMLQHDHGLAELPHTSLTQLVNIAVEHTARAQDYLAHYDGNKLAIVLSCTDLEQAIKLAHQLCYRVHQAHIATPMLATHPWVTVSVGVASRIPRSTHGWDILLQEAEEALLQARAQGGNQAMVAPCLLPDSSWLATAAIY; encoded by the coding sequence GTGAACAAGGATGAAAAGCTTGCCCAAATCCCCTCCTCCAAACCCTTGCCGGCCATGCGCAGGCGTTTGTGGCAAAGCTTTATGTGTATTGCCCTGCTTGGCATCCTCACGGGGATAGTTGCCTTAGGCGCAATCCATCAACAGGCCAGCGAGTTTACCCAAAGCCAGCTCAGTCAGGCTGAGTCACGTTACCTTATACGCGATGCCTTACTGCAGCAGTTGGGGCTGGAAAGCCTTGGCCGTGACTGGCACACCCTGCCTCCCACCTCGAGGTCGCAATTACTTGGCGAAATGCGCGCCCGGCAGCAGGGACTGGTCAGCGCCCTGGCTAACACACCCGGTACTGAGCGCGACATGGCCATTCGGGTGATGCAAGGGCTCACGAGCCTGCAACCTGAGGGGCAAAACATCCCTGTTATCGGGGGACTCGCTGAACTCAGCCGGGATTTAGCCATCAGGGTCAGCTCTCTGGATGTCGGCAAGGCGCAGCAACTGCTGACGGACATCGAAAAGCGTCGCTGGCAACTGACCATGACGGTGATGTTTTTATCGCTGCTGTGTATCCTGCTCACCCAGTTTCTGGCGTGGCATCTGCTGGGCAGGCATTTTATCCGCCCTCTGATAGAACTTGGCAGGCAGGTCGATAATCTCTCTGCCCATCGCAAAGACAGCACAACCATAGTGGAGCCGGCCAATCAGGAAGTGAAGGACATCTCAGAAAACCTGCGCCATATCCATCGTCAGCTGCAACATCAGCAACATAACCCCAATGTGGACCAGACCACAGGCCTCGCCTCACGCAGCGCGCTGAATCATCATTTACAGCAGGAATGGTTACGGGGCTTAAGACGCAACGAGCCCGTGTCGCTGTTGCTGTTAAGTGCCGATCCCGTGATGCTGCAACATGACCATGGGCTGGCTGAGCTGCCACACACCAGCCTGACGCAGCTGGTCAATATCGCGGTCGAACACACTGCCCGGGCGCAGGACTATTTGGCTCACTATGACGGCAATAAACTCGCCATAGTGCTGTCCTGCACCGACCTTGAGCAGGCCATTAAGCTGGCCCACCAGCTCTGCTACCGCGTCCATCAGGCACATATAGCGACGCCCATGCTGGCCACCCATCCCTGGGTCACTGTGTCAGTGGGCGTCGCCTCCCGCATCCCCCGCAGCACACACGGCTGGGATATACTGCTGCAGGAAGCGGAGGAAGCGCTGCTGCAGGCAAGGGCTCAGGGGGGAAATCAGGCCATGGTTGCACCCTGTCTTTTACCCGACAGCAGCTGGCTGGCCACCGCGGCAATTTATTGA
- a CDS encoding acyltransferase produces MKADDFREQHKKRLSWMPWLYFSLKDKHKAWALPWQADIQSRLMQLETVHIGNRCFVAPEAELFAEPGRDIRMGDQCMIAAGVFIHGPVDMGDEVAINHGSSLDGGRVGIKIGNRTRIANNVTIYAFNHGMLPGEPIYTQKVSSKGIVIGEDVWIGAQAGIVDGVTIGNHAVVGMGAIVTRDVAPYSIVAGNPARPIGDRRDKK; encoded by the coding sequence ATGAAGGCTGATGATTTTCGAGAGCAACACAAAAAGCGGCTCTCCTGGATGCCCTGGCTGTATTTTTCATTGAAAGACAAACATAAAGCCTGGGCTCTGCCATGGCAGGCCGATATCCAGTCCAGGCTGATGCAACTGGAAACCGTACACATTGGCAACCGCTGTTTTGTGGCGCCGGAGGCCGAGCTCTTCGCCGAGCCCGGCCGCGATATCCGCATGGGAGACCAGTGTATGATAGCGGCGGGGGTGTTTATCCACGGTCCGGTTGATATGGGCGACGAAGTGGCCATCAATCACGGGAGCTCACTTGATGGCGGCCGTGTGGGCATCAAAATTGGCAACAGAACCCGCATCGCCAATAACGTTACCATCTATGCCTTTAATCATGGCATGCTACCCGGTGAGCCCATCTATACCCAAAAGGTCAGCTCCAAAGGCATTGTGATAGGTGAAGATGTGTGGATTGGCGCCCAGGCAGGCATTGTGGATGGCGTGACCATTGGCAATCATGCCGTGGTGGGTATGGGTGCTATAGTGACAAGGGACGTTGCGCCTTACAGCATAGTTGCAGGTAATCCAGCGCGGCCGATTGGCGACAGGCGCGACAAGAAGTAA
- the tsaA gene encoding tRNA (N6-threonylcarbamoyladenosine(37)-N6)-methyltransferase TrmO, with protein MKAFENTIQAVAVCHTPYRQKFGIPRQPGLVNAHGFVELLPPFNDPDTVRGLEQYSHLWLLFCFHENLAQGWKNTVRPPRLGGNEKLGVFATRSTFRPNGIGQSVVRLHGIVKRKGKLCLEISGMDLLDGTPIIDIKPYIPFSDAIVDAEGGIAQDAPVLIDVSYSELATAQIATLSQGDTRPDLAALIDGVLAQDPRPAYKKAKEDPKLYQVALYDLDIFWCIQDGKAHVLELKPTKVGVPHEG; from the coding sequence ATGAAAGCCTTTGAAAATACCATTCAGGCCGTGGCTGTTTGCCATACACCTTACCGGCAAAAATTCGGCATCCCACGACAGCCCGGGCTGGTAAATGCCCACGGGTTTGTGGAGCTGTTACCCCCCTTTAACGACCCCGACACAGTGCGCGGGCTAGAGCAATACTCCCACCTGTGGCTGCTGTTTTGCTTCCATGAAAACCTGGCCCAGGGCTGGAAAAATACCGTGCGGCCACCGCGCCTTGGCGGCAATGAAAAACTGGGCGTCTTTGCCACCCGCTCCACCTTTCGCCCCAATGGCATAGGCCAGTCGGTGGTGCGCCTGCATGGCATAGTCAAACGTAAAGGTAAATTGTGTCTTGAAATCAGCGGTATGGATTTACTTGATGGCACTCCCATTATAGATATCAAGCCCTACATTCCCTTCTCCGATGCCATTGTGGATGCCGAAGGCGGCATAGCACAGGACGCCCCGGTACTGATTGACGTGAGCTACAGCGAGCTTGCCACGGCGCAGATTGCCACCCTCAGCCAGGGGGATACGCGGCCGGATCTGGCGGCGCTGATTGACGGAGTGCTGGCCCAGGACCCGCGTCCGGCCTATAAAAAAGCCAAAGAGGATCCCAAGTTGTATCAGGTCGCCCTGTACGACCTGGACATCTTCTGGTGCATTCAGGACGGCAAGGCCCATGTGCTCGAGCTCAAACCCACCAAGGTTGGCGTGCCCCATGAAGGCTGA
- the rcsF gene encoding Rcs stress response system protein RcsF: MNPRPLKTATALAVALLMSACASDYQFSSNLDPKAFNEYFKAGEVTLFEGENQPTGRYEILGLVDGEACQATPQDVPATLADARTDARRKAADKGANGLIIKNCTLITEAGGGCETRSLCVGQAIRQAVPAN; the protein is encoded by the coding sequence ATGAACCCACGCCCGTTGAAAACCGCCACAGCCTTGGCGGTCGCCCTGTTAATGTCTGCCTGTGCTTCTGATTACCAGTTTTCCAGCAACTTAGACCCCAAAGCCTTTAATGAGTATTTCAAGGCCGGTGAAGTGACGCTTTTTGAAGGCGAAAACCAACCCACAGGACGTTATGAAATCCTGGGTCTGGTGGATGGTGAAGCCTGCCAGGCAACACCACAGGACGTACCTGCAACCCTGGCAGATGCCCGCACCGATGCCAGACGCAAGGCTGCCGATAAGGGCGCCAACGGTCTTATCATCAAAAACTGCACCCTCATCACCGAGGCCGGTGGTGGCTGCGAAACCCGCAGTCTTTGTGTAGGACAGGCCATTCGTCAGGCTGTGCCCGCAAACTAA
- a CDS encoding amidohydrolase family protein produces the protein MRILTLSLLLTSFCTLAHDMVPGTAQQQAILFTHATVHTASNGVLENTNVLVENGRIKAMGEQVQAADARVIDATGKHLYPGLIALDTQVGMVEIEMVRPTVDTYDVGLNNAELKASAVFNPDSEIIPTLRKNGITHAQIVPRGELLAGQSALVNLDSWTVEDALVNTPKALHLYWPELGNLPVKEEERTKALTSHSEALAQIDTLFTQARAFVARKAAEPGLTHRRFEAMAPLFSGEAKLFLHANTAGAIGEVLAFIEKYRLKAVLVGGYEAWHHGDAIKAAGVAVVYPSVFSLPRYRDDNIDEAFSIPARLANAGIDFAIGYSGDWDARNLPYAAGYAAAHGLSKEAALKAVTLNAARILGVSDMGAIEVGYRANLVLSAGDILDPLSSRIERVFIDGREITLKTRADQLYQKYLKR, from the coding sequence ATGAGAATCCTGACCCTATCCCTGCTCCTGACAAGCTTCTGCACCCTGGCCCACGATATGGTGCCGGGCACGGCGCAGCAGCAAGCCATCCTGTTTACCCACGCCACAGTGCATACCGCATCGAATGGGGTGCTTGAAAACACCAACGTGTTGGTGGAGAACGGCCGCATCAAGGCCATGGGCGAGCAAGTTCAGGCAGCCGATGCCAGAGTGATAGACGCCACCGGCAAACACCTCTATCCCGGACTGATTGCCCTGGATACCCAGGTGGGTATGGTAGAGATTGAGATGGTGCGCCCCACTGTGGACACCTATGACGTGGGGCTGAACAATGCCGAGCTTAAGGCTTCGGCGGTGTTTAATCCTGACTCCGAGATAATTCCTACCCTGCGCAAAAACGGCATCACACACGCGCAAATCGTGCCCCGTGGTGAGCTGCTTGCCGGGCAAAGCGCCCTGGTGAATCTCGACAGCTGGACAGTGGAAGATGCCTTGGTCAATACGCCCAAAGCACTGCACCTTTACTGGCCGGAGCTGGGTAATCTGCCGGTGAAAGAAGAGGAGCGCACCAAGGCGCTTACCAGCCACAGCGAAGCCCTGGCGCAAATCGATACCCTCTTCACCCAGGCCCGCGCCTTTGTCGCGCGCAAAGCCGCTGAGCCCGGCCTCACCCACAGGCGCTTTGAGGCCATGGCACCGCTTTTCAGCGGCGAAGCAAAGCTGTTCCTCCATGCCAATACCGCAGGCGCCATCGGCGAAGTGCTCGCCTTTATCGAAAAGTATCGACTCAAAGCCGTGTTGGTGGGTGGTTATGAGGCCTGGCACCACGGCGATGCCATTAAGGCCGCAGGCGTTGCCGTGGTGTACCCTTCGGTATTCAGTCTGCCCAGATACCGGGATGACAATATCGACGAAGCCTTCAGCATTCCGGCCCGCCTGGCGAATGCAGGTATCGATTTTGCCATTGGCTACAGCGGCGATTGGGATGCACGCAACCTGCCCTATGCCGCCGGCTACGCCGCCGCCCATGGCTTGTCGAAAGAGGCCGCGCTCAAAGCGGTAACCCTCAACGCCGCCCGTATTCTTGGGGTCTCCGATATGGGCGCCATCGAAGTGGGTTACAGAGCCAATCTGGTGCTGTCGGCCGGTGATATTCTCGACCCCCTCAGCAGCCGTATTGAGCGGGTATTTATCGATGGCCGTGAGATAACCCTGAAAACCCGCGCCGATCAGCTTTATCAAAAGTATCTGAAGCGATAG
- a CDS encoding amidohydrolase family protein, protein MINNNNLAMLLIGLTLFPIGSHAKTLLTSDPTPLIALQGAKLHLAPGQTLEKGTLLIEGNRIKGVLTGNDIPAGARIVEMAGLDIYPGFIDPFTQYGISFEYPTETKSTPVYEIKRIGGNAANGAVHAEKQWAHFFAPDKDAASSWINNGFTSVQSAKLDGIFRGQGVHVSLADKIANDLVYRAQANHYLSFDKGSSTQDYPSSLMGAIALIRQTLMDAAWYSENRSKLSAAATPGQLEFNAALQGLGNTQEHYFVFDTPDLNNQQRASGLMSEFKLKGALLGNGREYARIDEIKAKGYPLILPLNFPAAPDVSQPGTEYQLKLADLRHWERAAGNGQALEQAGIGFALTLHGIEDKKDFWPRLQKAIKAGLSEQTALAALTTQAATIAGVADTAGKLSPGFVADLAIYQGNPFSDGKLVSVFLQGQEKVIIPREQLAVTGSYTVTINDQAVPLEVTYEQGLKLKVEDKSAPLTGTGTELNTRIELPGFEGKPRLTLDLPALKAVAYSGDGTQTPLTLKKVDNESRADNTPAASESISYVGKLTSPNVAFGRESLPEQDKVHIQGATVWTSESQGVLENADIIISKGKILSIGTDLMTPPGYQRIDGTGKHVTAGIVDEHSHIALNGGTNEGTDAVTSEVRIGDVLDPEDVSLYRSLAGGVTTAQLLHGSANPIGGQSQLIKLRWGVNAEGLKYQGAPASIKFALGENVKQSNWGDDFTIRFPQSRMGVESVMADAFDAAREYQRDIKAYNALDKRRRAERVSPRPNLRLEAVAEVLDKERDVHIHSYVQSEILMFLRLAETYGFKVKAFTHVLEGYKVAKELAAHGAGASTFSDWWAYKFEVYDAIVQNACLMHQAGVLTSLNSDSFEMQRRLNQEAAKSMMYCDMSAEDAWKMITINPARQLGIDKDTGSLKEGKVADLVLWDTNPLSVYARTEAVWIDGKRFYDRETDKQMQAAQASEREALVAKILSLDESEKAGEQPEQKQEPLWHCDSHYIAFGTRATYQGAQHQHQGAH, encoded by the coding sequence ATGATAAATAACAATAATTTGGCAATGCTGCTGATAGGTTTGACGCTTTTCCCCATTGGCAGCCACGCAAAAACATTACTCACCTCAGACCCAACTCCGCTGATTGCACTGCAGGGCGCCAAATTACACCTGGCGCCGGGGCAAACCCTGGAAAAGGGTACATTGCTGATTGAAGGCAACCGTATTAAAGGGGTACTGACCGGAAACGACATTCCTGCTGGAGCACGGATTGTAGAAATGGCCGGCTTGGATATCTATCCCGGATTTATCGACCCCTTTACCCAATATGGCATTAGCTTTGAGTATCCCACCGAAACCAAAAGTACACCGGTATACGAAATAAAACGTATTGGGGGGAATGCTGCCAATGGTGCAGTGCACGCTGAGAAACAATGGGCCCACTTTTTCGCCCCCGATAAGGATGCCGCATCAAGCTGGATAAATAATGGCTTTACCAGCGTGCAGTCGGCCAAATTAGACGGGATTTTCCGTGGCCAGGGCGTCCATGTTTCTCTGGCCGATAAAATTGCCAACGACCTGGTGTATCGCGCCCAGGCCAACCATTATCTCTCGTTCGATAAAGGCAGCTCTACTCAGGATTATCCAAGCTCACTGATGGGCGCCATCGCGCTTATCCGCCAAACCCTGATGGATGCGGCCTGGTATAGTGAAAATCGCAGTAAACTCTCAGCTGCGGCCACCCCGGGTCAGCTGGAATTCAACGCAGCCCTGCAGGGGCTTGGCAATACCCAGGAGCATTATTTCGTTTTTGATACGCCCGATCTGAATAATCAGCAGCGCGCATCGGGTTTAATGAGTGAATTCAAGTTAAAAGGCGCTTTATTGGGAAATGGCCGTGAATATGCCCGGATTGATGAAATAAAAGCAAAAGGTTACCCGCTGATATTGCCACTCAACTTTCCGGCAGCACCGGATGTCAGCCAGCCCGGAACAGAATATCAGCTTAAACTGGCAGATTTACGCCACTGGGAAAGAGCCGCCGGTAACGGCCAGGCCCTGGAGCAAGCCGGTATTGGCTTTGCGCTGACCCTTCATGGTATCGAAGACAAAAAAGATTTCTGGCCACGATTGCAAAAAGCCATTAAAGCCGGTCTGAGTGAACAAACCGCACTGGCGGCACTTACCACCCAGGCAGCCACCATTGCCGGTGTCGCCGACACAGCCGGTAAGCTGAGCCCGGGTTTTGTGGCAGATCTTGCCATTTATCAGGGCAATCCCTTCAGCGACGGAAAGCTGGTGAGCGTGTTTTTGCAGGGGCAGGAAAAAGTCATCATCCCGCGGGAGCAGCTCGCCGTTACCGGCAGTTACACAGTGACCATCAACGACCAAGCGGTGCCGCTCGAGGTCACCTATGAGCAAGGGCTGAAACTCAAGGTCGAGGACAAGTCCGCGCCATTAACAGGCACCGGAACTGAGCTCAATACCCGCATCGAACTGCCCGGATTTGAAGGCAAGCCCAGACTCACTCTGGATTTACCTGCGCTGAAGGCTGTTGCCTATAGCGGCGATGGCACCCAGACCCCGTTGACGCTGAAAAAAGTAGATAACGAAAGTCGCGCCGACAACACGCCAGCAGCATCCGAGTCCATTAGCTACGTGGGTAAACTCACCTCCCCCAACGTGGCCTTTGGCCGAGAGTCTTTACCCGAGCAAGACAAGGTACATATTCAGGGGGCAACAGTCTGGACCTCTGAGTCACAGGGCGTGCTTGAAAACGCCGATATCATCATCAGCAAGGGCAAAATCCTTTCCATCGGCACTGACTTGATGACGCCCCCAGGCTACCAGCGCATCGACGGCACAGGCAAACATGTGACAGCCGGTATCGTGGATGAGCACTCGCATATTGCCCTCAATGGCGGCACCAACGAAGGCACAGATGCGGTCACCTCAGAAGTCCGTATCGGCGATGTCCTTGACCCTGAAGACGTGTCGCTTTACCGCTCCCTCGCAGGGGGCGTGACTACTGCTCAGCTCCTTCACGGCAGCGCCAATCCCATTGGGGGTCAGAGTCAGTTGATTAAACTGCGTTGGGGGGTGAATGCCGAAGGCCTTAAGTATCAGGGAGCCCCGGCCAGCATCAAGTTCGCCCTCGGTGAAAACGTCAAACAGAGCAACTGGGGAGATGACTTCACCATACGTTTCCCCCAAAGTCGTATGGGCGTTGAGTCTGTGATGGCCGATGCCTTCGATGCCGCCCGTGAATACCAGCGCGATATCAAGGCCTACAATGCCCTGGATAAACGCCGCCGGGCCGAGCGTGTCAGCCCCCGACCCAATCTCAGACTCGAGGCGGTGGCAGAGGTGCTGGACAAAGAGCGCGACGTCCATATTCACTCCTACGTACAGTCAGAGATCCTGATGTTCCTTCGGCTCGCCGAAACCTACGGCTTTAAGGTGAAGGCCTTTACCCATGTGCTCGAAGGGTACAAGGTGGCCAAAGAACTCGCCGCCCATGGCGCCGGCGCTTCCACCTTCTCCGATTGGTGGGCCTATAAGTTTGAGGTGTACGACGCCATAGTGCAGAACGCCTGTCTGATGCATCAGGCCGGGGTACTGACCAGCCTCAATTCCGACAGCTTTGAGATGCAGCGCCGTCTCAATCAGGAAGCGGCCAAGTCGATGATGTACTGCGACATGTCTGCCGAAGATGCCTGGAAGATGATCACCATTAACCCCGCCAGGCAACTGGGTATTGATAAAGATACCGGGTCACTCAAGGAGGGCAAGGTGGCCGATCTGGTACTCTGGGACACCAATCCGCTGTCTGTCTACGCCCGCACAGAAGCCGTGTGGATTGATGGCAAGCGCTTCTACGACAGGGAAACCGACAAACAAATGCAGGCAGCCCAGGCGAGCGAACGCGAGGCGCTGGTGGCAAAAATTCTGTCACTGGATGAATCTGAAAAGGCCGGTGAACAGCCAGAACAAAAACAAGAGCCTTTATGGCATTGCGATAGCCACTATATCGCCTTTGGTACCCGCGCCACTTATCAGGGTGCCCAACATCAGCATCAAGGAGCACACTAA
- a CDS encoding H-NS family nucleoid-associated regulatory protein gives MSEFLEILTHGRRLKAAVKDLSLDELRDLGAKLEKIIVEREAEAEEELKANAERIAKIEEIRKQMAEIGLSVEDLGVTAAKPAAKKRAPRPAKYKIVVEGEEITWTGQGRMPTVFKNAIEGGASMDDFLI, from the coding sequence ATGAGCGAATTCCTCGAAATTTTGACCCACGGTCGTCGTCTGAAAGCAGCTGTTAAAGATTTGTCTTTGGATGAACTGCGTGATCTTGGCGCCAAACTCGAAAAAATCATTGTCGAGCGCGAAGCTGAAGCCGAAGAAGAATTGAAAGCCAACGCAGAACGTATCGCCAAAATTGAAGAAATCCGCAAGCAGATGGCTGAAATTGGTCTGTCTGTTGAAGATTTGGGTGTGACTGCAGCCAAACCTGCCGCCAAAAAGCGCGCTCCTCGTCCTGCCAAATATAAGATTGTGGTAGAGGGTGAAGAAATCACCTGGACCGGTCAGGGCCGTATGCCAACCGTATTCAAGAACGCCATTGAAGGTGGCGCTTCTATGGATGACTTCCTTATCTAA
- a CDS encoding electron transfer flavoprotein subunit beta/FixA family protein: MKILVPVKRVVDANVKVRVKADNTDVDTANLKMAINPFCEIAVEEAVRLKEAGHASEIVVVSVGSKAVQEQMRTAMALGADRGIHVEADDNLPAISIAKILKAVQDKEQAQLVLLGKQSIDGDNNQTGQMLAALMDAPQATFASKVVVEGGELLVTREVDGGLQTVRLPMPAIVTSDLRLNEPRYAKLPDIMKAKRKPLDTLSPADLGVTLKQHQKLLSVAAPATRQAGIKVSSVEELVEKLKNEAKVI; encoded by the coding sequence ATGAAGATACTGGTGCCTGTAAAGCGCGTTGTCGATGCCAACGTGAAGGTGAGGGTGAAGGCCGATAACACAGACGTGGACACGGCTAACCTCAAGATGGCGATTAACCCTTTTTGTGAAATTGCCGTTGAAGAAGCAGTTCGCCTCAAAGAAGCGGGCCATGCCAGCGAAATCGTGGTGGTGAGTGTGGGCAGCAAGGCAGTGCAGGAGCAAATGCGCACCGCCATGGCCCTGGGCGCCGACCGCGGCATTCACGTCGAGGCCGACGACAACCTGCCTGCCATTTCCATTGCCAAAATTCTTAAAGCCGTTCAGGACAAAGAGCAGGCACAGCTTGTGCTGCTGGGTAAACAGTCCATCGACGGTGACAATAACCAAACCGGTCAGATGCTGGCCGCGCTGATGGATGCACCTCAGGCTACCTTTGCCTCCAAGGTGGTAGTGGAAGGTGGTGAACTGCTGGTCACCCGCGAAGTGGATGGTGGTCTGCAAACTGTGCGCCTGCCAATGCCTGCCATTGTGACCTCGGATCTGCGCCTCAATGAGCCACGCTATGCCAAGCTGCCCGATATCATGAAAGCCAAGCGCAAACCCCTCGACACCCTGAGCCCTGCTGATCTGGGTGTCACCCTGAAACAGCATCAAAAGCTGCTCAGTGTGGCGGCGCCTGCAACCCGTCAGGCCGGTATCAAGGTGTCTTCTGTTGAAGAGCTGGTGGAAAAACTGAAAAACGAAGCAAAGGTGATCTGA
- a CDS encoding electron transfer flavoprotein subunit alpha/FixB family protein, with the protein MSILVLAEHDNASLKLDTAKVVSAAKAIGGDIHLLVAGHNCGAVADAAAAIDGVSKVLVADNAAYAAHLGENLAALMLDLAAGYSHILAAASSMGKDALPRVAALLDVAQLSEVVKVVDANTFVRPIYAGNAMATVESLDDKKVMTVRPSAFDAAANGGSAPVEALDKVFTAKSAFVSQELTVSERPELGNAGIIVSGGRGMGSGENFALLEKLADKLGAAVGASRAAVDAGFVPNDLQVGQTGKIVAPQLYIAVGISGAIQHLAGMKDSKVIVAINKDPEAPIFQVADYALEADLFEAVPKLIDLL; encoded by the coding sequence ATGAGCATTCTCGTCCTTGCAGAACATGATAACGCCAGCCTGAAACTGGATACCGCCAAGGTTGTGAGTGCCGCCAAGGCCATCGGTGGTGATATTCACCTGCTGGTTGCCGGTCACAACTGTGGTGCTGTGGCAGATGCTGCTGCCGCCATCGATGGTGTTTCCAAGGTGTTGGTTGCCGACAATGCCGCTTATGCTGCACATCTGGGTGAAAACCTGGCCGCGCTGATGCTGGATTTGGCCGCCGGTTACAGTCACATTCTGGCCGCCGCCAGCTCAATGGGTAAAGATGCGCTGCCACGTGTAGCGGCGCTGCTCGATGTGGCTCAGCTGTCTGAAGTGGTAAAAGTGGTTGATGCCAATACCTTTGTGCGCCCCATCTATGCCGGTAACGCCATGGCAACCGTGGAGAGCCTGGATGACAAGAAGGTGATGACCGTTCGTCCAAGCGCCTTCGATGCCGCCGCCAACGGTGGCAGCGCCCCGGTGGAAGCGCTGGACAAAGTCTTTACCGCAAAGAGCGCCTTTGTATCTCAGGAGCTGACTGTCTCTGAGCGCCCTGAACTCGGTAATGCCGGTATTATCGTCTCCGGTGGCCGTGGTATGGGCAGTGGTGAAAACTTCGCGCTGCTGGAAAAGCTGGCCGACAAACTCGGCGCCGCCGTGGGTGCATCCCGCGCTGCGGTTGACGCAGGCTTTGTGCCCAACGATCTGCAGGTAGGTCAAACCGGTAAGATTGTGGCGCCACAGCTGTATATTGCCGTGGGCATTTCCGGTGCCATCCAGCATCTGGCGGGTATGAAAGACTCCAAGGTGATTGTTGCCATCAACAAAGACCCTGAAGCACCTATCTTCCAGGTGGCGGATTATGCCCTGGAAGCTGACCTGTTTGAGGCAGTGCCAAAGCTGATAGACTTGCTTTAA